The Afipia massiliensis genome has a segment encoding these proteins:
- the paaK gene encoding phenylacetate--CoA ligase PaaK, giving the protein MLQIPLRKLDRLTPEPTELDRYEIASRDDIRALQRERLAWSLRHAYQNVPHYRAKFDAAGVTPDSFKDLPDLAKFPFTIKTDLRDNYPFGMFAVPEKDVARIHASSGTTGKPTVVGYTKRDIETWSDVVARSIRAAGGRAGMKVHIAYGYGLFTGGLGAHYGAERLGCTVIPISGGMTERQVQLINDFKPEVIMVTPSYMLAILDEFRKQGLDPRKSSLRIGIFGAEPWTNAMREEIEEAFDLHAVDIYGLSEVMGPGVASECVETKDGLHIWEDHFYPEVINPATGEVLPDGEKGELVFTSLTKEAMPVIRYRTRDLTRLLPGTARSLRRMEKVTGRSDDMMIIRGVNVFPTQIEEKLLSIHDLSLHYQLVLTRDGRMDNMEIQVEARPEASFPAREAATKQLVQSVKDTIGITALVTVLDPGSIERSVGKATRIIDRRPKE; this is encoded by the coding sequence TTGCTTCAGATACCGCTACGCAAGCTCGACCGGCTGACGCCCGAACCGACGGAACTCGATCGTTACGAGATCGCCTCCCGCGACGACATCCGCGCGCTTCAGCGCGAGCGGCTGGCCTGGTCGCTCCGTCACGCGTATCAGAACGTGCCGCACTACCGCGCGAAGTTCGATGCCGCTGGCGTCACCCCGGATTCGTTCAAGGATCTACCAGATCTGGCGAAGTTTCCTTTCACCATCAAAACCGATCTGCGGGACAACTATCCCTTCGGCATGTTTGCCGTACCCGAAAAGGATGTTGCGCGCATCCATGCGTCGTCAGGAACGACCGGCAAGCCAACCGTTGTCGGCTACACCAAGCGCGACATCGAAACCTGGAGCGACGTGGTCGCACGCTCGATCCGCGCTGCGGGCGGCCGTGCCGGCATGAAGGTCCATATCGCCTATGGTTATGGCCTGTTTACCGGCGGCCTCGGCGCGCATTACGGCGCAGAGCGTCTGGGTTGCACCGTGATTCCCATCTCGGGTGGCATGACCGAGCGTCAGGTCCAACTCATCAACGACTTCAAACCCGAAGTCATCATGGTGACGCCGTCCTACATGCTGGCGATCCTCGATGAATTCAGGAAACAGGGTCTCGACCCGCGGAAATCATCGCTGCGTATCGGCATTTTCGGCGCCGAGCCATGGACCAACGCCATGCGTGAGGAAATCGAAGAGGCCTTCGATCTTCACGCCGTCGATATCTATGGGCTGTCCGAGGTGATGGGCCCGGGCGTCGCCAGCGAATGCGTCGAAACCAAAGACGGCCTTCACATCTGGGAAGACCATTTCTATCCCGAGGTCATCAATCCTGCGACTGGCGAAGTGCTGCCCGATGGTGAGAAAGGCGAACTGGTTTTCACGTCGCTGACCAAGGAAGCGATGCCCGTGATCCGTTACCGGACGCGCGATCTGACACGGCTGCTGCCCGGCACCGCGCGATCGCTGCGCCGGATGGAAAAAGTCACCGGACGCTCCGACGACATGATGATCATTCGCGGCGTTAACGTATTCCCTACTCAGATCGAGGAAAAGCTTCTCAGCATTCACGATCTCTCCCTGCACTATCAGCTTGTGCTCACACGCGACGGCCGCATGGACAACATGGAAATCCAGGTTGAAGCGCGGCCGGAAGCCAGCTTTCCCGCACGCGAGGCTGCGACGAAGCAATTGGTGCAATCGGTGAAAGACACCATCGGCATCACGGCCCTCGTCACGGTTCTCGATCCGGGAAGCATCGAACGCTCCGTCGGCAAGGCCACACGCATTATCGATCGCCGGCCAAAAGAATAA
- the paaI gene encoding hydroxyphenylacetyl-CoA thioesterase PaaI translates to MDAVAGNKDPHALAQACANKMWQDDRASQGLGMSLQRIAPGEAVLSMTIRKEMTNGHGICHGGFIFTLADSTFAFACNTYDQRTVAQQCAVTFLQPVREGETLTAHAVERTRAGRGGIYDVTVRDSSNKVIAEFRGHSRTISGQLLDNQPQDNK, encoded by the coding sequence ATGGACGCAGTTGCCGGCAACAAAGATCCGCATGCGCTGGCCCAGGCTTGCGCCAACAAGATGTGGCAGGACGACCGGGCCAGTCAGGGACTCGGCATGAGCCTTCAGCGGATTGCGCCGGGTGAAGCCGTTCTCTCGATGACCATCCGCAAGGAGATGACCAACGGTCACGGCATCTGCCACGGCGGCTTCATCTTCACCCTCGCCGACTCTACGTTTGCGTTCGCATGCAACACCTATGACCAGCGCACGGTCGCGCAGCAATGCGCGGTGACGTTTCTCCAGCCGGTCCGCGAGGGCGAAACGCTCACCGCGCACGCCGTCGAACGCACACGCGCCGGGCGCGGCGGCATTTACGATGTTACGGTCCGCGACAGCAGCAACAAGGTCATCGCCGAATTTCGCGGACATTCGCGGACGATCTCGGGCCAGTTGCTCGACAACCAGCCGCAAGACAACAAGTAG
- the paaG gene encoding 2-(1,2-epoxy-1,2-dihydrophenyl)acetyl-CoA isomerase PaaG, which yields MDKDVVLTEIRDGYRVITLNRPDSLNSFNASVHAAMDAALTDAESDKACRALILTGAGRGFCAGQDLSEVDFTPGQKPDLTVTLDRHYNPFIRRLRKLPLPIVCAVNGVAAGGGANIAFACDIVLAARSAKFIQAFSKIALVPDCGGTWFLPRLAGSARARALSMLAEPVTAEQAEAWGMIWKVVDDAGLMAEAHRLAAHLAKQPTGALTLTKQALDASETNTLDQQLDLERDLQGAAGRAPDFAEGVNAFLEKRAPRFVGGM from the coding sequence GTGGACAAGGATGTGGTCCTGACCGAGATCCGCGACGGATATCGCGTCATCACGCTCAACAGGCCTGACAGCCTCAACTCGTTCAACGCAAGCGTGCATGCCGCGATGGATGCGGCATTGACCGATGCGGAATCCGACAAGGCATGCCGTGCATTGATCCTCACAGGCGCGGGACGCGGGTTCTGCGCCGGACAGGATTTGTCGGAAGTGGATTTCACCCCCGGCCAGAAGCCGGATCTCACCGTCACGCTGGATCGGCACTACAATCCTTTCATTCGCCGATTGCGAAAACTGCCGCTTCCTATCGTCTGCGCGGTGAATGGCGTGGCTGCCGGCGGCGGCGCCAATATTGCGTTTGCCTGCGATATCGTGTTGGCCGCCCGTTCCGCCAAATTCATTCAGGCCTTTTCCAAGATCGCCCTTGTCCCGGACTGCGGCGGCACATGGTTCCTGCCACGGCTTGCAGGGAGTGCGCGCGCTCGTGCCCTCTCGATGCTGGCCGAACCTGTCACCGCCGAACAGGCAGAGGCCTGGGGCATGATCTGGAAGGTGGTGGACGATGCAGGCCTGATGGCGGAAGCACACCGCCTCGCCGCTCATCTCGCCAAGCAGCCGACCGGCGCACTGACGCTCACCAAGCAAGCGCTCGACGCGTCAGAGACGAATACGCTCGACCAACAGCTCGATCTTGAACGCGATCTTCAAGGGGCAGCAGGCCGTGCTCCGGATTTCGCGGAAGGCGTGAACGCATTCCTCGAAAAACGTGCGCCTCGTTTTGTCGGAGGCATGTGA
- a CDS encoding ABC transporter substrate-binding protein translates to MKPTSALKLLLAAGAAGLAFSSSAFAQQTVKIGSVLSVTGPASFLGEPEDKTLRMYVDKINAAGGVNGKKIELIVYDDGGDANKARTFATRLIEDDKVIAMAGGSTTGTTMAMIPVFEEAQVPFISFGGAVEIIDPVRKYVFKTPHTDKMACEKIFENLKERKLTNIAMISGTDGFGASMKAQCTKVAPNYGIKIVTEESYGPRDSDMTGQLTKIKNTAGVQAIVNPGFGQGPAIVTRNYAQLGMTATPLYQSHGVASKSFIDLAGAAADGIRLPAAALLVGDKLPDSDPQKKVVVDYKKTYEDTAKSPVSTFGGHAYDGLYILIDAMKRAGSNDPKKIRDEIEKTKGFVGTGGIVNMTPTDHLGLDLSAFRMLEIKGGDWSLIKPGS, encoded by the coding sequence ATGAAGCCGACTTCAGCATTGAAACTTTTATTGGCCGCCGGTGCAGCCGGATTGGCGTTCAGCAGTTCCGCATTCGCGCAGCAGACCGTCAAGATCGGTTCCGTCCTTTCGGTGACGGGTCCGGCTTCGTTCCTCGGCGAGCCTGAAGATAAAACGCTGCGGATGTATGTCGACAAGATCAACGCGGCTGGCGGGGTCAACGGCAAGAAAATCGAACTCATCGTCTATGACGACGGCGGCGACGCCAACAAGGCGCGCACGTTCGCCACGCGTTTGATCGAGGACGACAAGGTTATTGCAATGGCGGGTGGCTCGACCACCGGAACAACCATGGCGATGATCCCGGTTTTCGAGGAAGCACAGGTTCCGTTTATTTCGTTCGGCGGTGCTGTCGAAATCATCGACCCGGTCCGCAAGTATGTCTTCAAGACGCCGCACACCGACAAGATGGCGTGCGAAAAGATTTTCGAGAATCTGAAGGAGCGCAAGCTCACGAACATCGCCATGATCTCGGGCACCGACGGCTTTGGCGCTTCGATGAAGGCCCAGTGCACCAAGGTTGCGCCGAACTACGGTATCAAGATCGTCACCGAGGAAAGCTACGGTCCGCGCGACAGCGACATGACCGGCCAGCTCACCAAGATCAAGAACACCGCAGGCGTTCAGGCCATCGTCAATCCTGGCTTCGGGCAGGGACCTGCGATCGTCACTCGCAATTACGCGCAGCTCGGCATGACCGCGACGCCGCTGTATCAGAGCCACGGCGTGGCCTCGAAGAGCTTCATCGACCTCGCGGGCGCCGCTGCTGACGGCATCCGCCTGCCGGCAGCCGCGCTGCTGGTCGGTGACAAGCTGCCGGACAGCGATCCGCAGAAGAAGGTCGTCGTGGATTACAAGAAGACTTACGAGGACACCGCGAAGAGCCCGGTCTCGACCTTCGGCGGCCATGCCTATGACGGTCTGTACATCCTGATCGACGCCATGAAGCGCGCCGGTTCAAACGACCCGAAGAAGATCCGTGACGAAATCGAAAAGACCAAGGGCTTTGTCGGCACCGGCGGCATTGTGAACATGACGCCGACAGACCATCTTGGCCTCGATCTCTCCGCGTTCCGCATGCTGGAAATCAAGGGCGGCGACTGGTCGCTGATCAAGCCGGGCTCGTAA
- a CDS encoding branched-chain amino acid ABC transporter permease, with product MPEFVQFLVSGLTVGAVYALVALGFTLVYNASDVVNFAQGEFVMLGGMVTVFAAAAGVPLPLAALLAVCVAVVVGLLLYWLAIEPARDASPVTLIIITIGASILLRGVAQVLFDKQFHKLPSISGDTPVNLLGAAIQPQSFWVLGGTGVIVLLLYVFLERTVLGKAVLATAANKLAARLVGINTATVMALAFGGSAAIGAVAGVLITPITLTSYDVGTLLALKGFAAAMLGGMGNPLGAVAGGLLLGLLEAFGVGYISSTYKDAFAFIVILLVLFAMPQGLFGRRTVERV from the coding sequence ATGCCAGAGTTTGTCCAATTTCTTGTTTCCGGACTGACCGTGGGCGCGGTGTACGCTCTGGTCGCTCTCGGCTTCACGCTTGTCTACAATGCATCCGACGTCGTCAATTTCGCCCAGGGCGAGTTTGTGATGCTGGGCGGCATGGTGACGGTGTTCGCCGCTGCCGCCGGCGTTCCGCTTCCGCTCGCAGCGCTTCTTGCGGTGTGCGTGGCTGTCGTCGTCGGTCTTTTGTTGTACTGGCTCGCCATCGAGCCTGCACGCGATGCATCGCCAGTCACGCTGATCATCATCACAATCGGCGCCTCGATCTTGTTGCGTGGCGTGGCGCAGGTCCTGTTCGACAAGCAGTTTCACAAGCTTCCGAGCATCTCCGGCGACACGCCGGTCAATCTGCTCGGTGCGGCCATCCAGCCGCAGAGCTTCTGGGTCCTCGGCGGAACGGGCGTGATCGTGCTTCTGCTGTATGTGTTTCTGGAGCGCACCGTGCTCGGAAAGGCTGTGCTCGCGACCGCTGCGAACAAGCTTGCAGCGCGCTTGGTTGGTATCAACACGGCGACCGTCATGGCGCTGGCGTTCGGAGGATCTGCTGCCATCGGCGCGGTCGCCGGCGTCCTGATCACGCCGATCACGCTGACGAGCTACGATGTGGGAACATTGCTCGCATTGAAGGGATTTGCGGCTGCGATGCTCGGCGGCATGGGTAATCCGCTTGGCGCGGTCGCAGGCGGATTGCTGCTTGGCCTGCTTGAAGCGTTCGGGGTCGGTTACATCAGTTCGACCTACAAGGACGCCTTTGCCTTCATCGTTATCCTTCTCGTCCTGTTCGCCATGCCGCAAGGCCTGTTTGGCCGGCGGACCGTGGAAAGGGTCTGA
- a CDS encoding branched-chain amino acid ABC transporter permease → MLQKIGHRYLTLIVLAAIVAALPLIFPSSYYFRVASLVWVSAFAAIGLNILMGSAGQVSLGHAGFFGIGAYAVAIGPAHLGIPTWAALLIGCVLSSVLAYLVGRPILKLKGHYLAIATLGLGVLVALVITTEGRWTGGPDGMPVAKLTLFGWRVSGSDTWYWISGGLLLLGTWIALNLNNTPTGRAFRALHDSEVAARVAGIDVARFKLQAFVIAAAYASIAGSVLALMNGFTNPDQAGFLHSVEMVTMVVLGGLGSVVGSIVGAAVLITLPQVLTVFQEYEHLLLGFLIIVSMIFMRDGIVPTLSRVLAKRTQS, encoded by the coding sequence GTGCTGCAGAAGATCGGCCATCGTTATCTGACATTGATTGTGCTCGCGGCAATCGTCGCTGCGTTGCCGCTGATATTTCCGTCGAGCTACTACTTCCGCGTGGCGTCGCTGGTCTGGGTCTCCGCCTTCGCGGCCATCGGCCTCAACATTCTGATGGGATCGGCTGGGCAGGTCAGCCTCGGCCATGCCGGCTTCTTCGGAATTGGCGCTTATGCCGTCGCTATCGGACCAGCGCATCTCGGAATTCCGACATGGGCTGCGCTTCTGATCGGCTGCGTGCTTTCTTCGGTACTGGCCTATCTCGTCGGTCGTCCGATCCTCAAGCTCAAGGGCCACTATCTTGCTATCGCCACGCTTGGCCTCGGTGTGCTGGTGGCGCTGGTCATCACCACGGAGGGCCGCTGGACCGGCGGCCCGGACGGCATGCCAGTGGCGAAGCTCACGCTGTTCGGCTGGCGCGTCAGTGGCTCGGACACGTGGTACTGGATCTCGGGCGGACTTCTGCTGCTGGGAACATGGATCGCCCTCAACCTGAACAATACGCCGACCGGACGCGCCTTTCGCGCGCTCCATGACAGCGAGGTTGCGGCCAGGGTCGCCGGTATCGACGTCGCACGCTTCAAGCTGCAGGCATTCGTCATTGCCGCCGCATACGCATCGATCGCCGGGTCCGTGCTCGCGCTGATGAACGGCTTCACCAACCCCGATCAGGCGGGTTTCCTGCACTCCGTGGAAATGGTGACAATGGTGGTGCTCGGCGGCCTTGGATCGGTCGTCGGGAGCATCGTGGGCGCAGCGGTGCTGATCACGCTGCCGCAAGTTCTCACCGTCTTTCAGGAATACGAGCATCTGCTGCTCGGCTTCCTCATCATCGTGTCGATGATCTTCATGCGCGACGGAATCGTCCCGACGCTTTCGCGCGTGCTGGCGAAGAGGACACAGTCATGA
- a CDS encoding ABC transporter ATP-binding protein, producing MTILAAKDIGISFGGIKAIDGVSFSVSPGQILSIIGPNGAGKTTLFNVVSGVYAQDQGRVELSGEDVTGLTPDKLAARGLSRTFQNLQIFQRMTAAENVMVGRHLRERCNLLADMFRLPSVTRQNSETRDAALTLLDDVGLHGSADVPAGSLSYGACKRLEIARALAAEPRVLLLDEPAAGCNAVETEEIDHLIRRVAAKGIAVVLVEHDMKLVMKISDHILVLNRGKPIAEGAPREVRDNPAVLEAYLGKHGAKEAARA from the coding sequence ATGACGATCCTCGCGGCCAAGGACATCGGCATTTCGTTCGGAGGCATCAAGGCGATTGATGGCGTCAGCTTTAGCGTCAGCCCGGGACAGATTCTGTCCATCATCGGACCGAACGGAGCGGGCAAGACAACGCTTTTCAACGTCGTTTCCGGTGTGTATGCGCAAGATCAAGGGCGGGTCGAACTGTCCGGCGAAGACGTCACCGGATTGACCCCGGACAAGCTTGCCGCGCGCGGCCTGTCGCGTACCTTCCAGAACCTCCAGATATTCCAGCGCATGACCGCGGCGGAAAACGTCATGGTCGGCCGTCATCTGCGCGAGCGCTGCAATCTTCTCGCGGATATGTTTCGGCTGCCGTCGGTGACGCGGCAGAACAGTGAGACGCGTGATGCGGCGCTGACCTTGCTCGACGATGTCGGCTTGCACGGCAGCGCCGATGTTCCGGCGGGTTCGCTGTCGTATGGAGCCTGCAAGCGCCTTGAGATTGCCCGCGCACTCGCCGCCGAACCGCGCGTGCTTCTGCTCGACGAGCCGGCTGCCGGATGCAACGCGGTGGAGACCGAGGAAATCGATCATCTCATTCGCCGCGTAGCAGCCAAGGGCATCGCAGTGGTGTTGGTCGAACATGACATGAAACTCGTCATGAAGATTTCCGACCACATCCTTGTATTGAACCGTGGCAAGCCGATCGCGGAAGGCGCGCCTCGTGAGGTGCGCGACAATCCAGCCGTGCTTGAAGCCTATCTCGGCAAACACGGTGCAAAGGAGGCGGCCCGTGCTTGA